AAGAATTATTAGGTTGGGAAGCAAAAGTGAATCGTGCAGAAGGAATGAAAATTACATACGATTATTTTAAATCACTTTCAAAAGAAGAACTTTCAAAAGAAGAACATAAAGATTTTTCAAGTTACATAAAGTAGTAAAAGCATAAAATCCCGAATACATTACAATCTAATGAGCGAATTAGTATCTATTATAATCCCAACATATAATACTGAAAAGTTCATTGGGTTGACTTTACAATCAGTTCAAAATCAAAGTTATCAAGACTGGGAAGCAATCTTAGTTGATGACGCATCTACAGATAAAACAGTAGAAATCATAAAAGATTTTGCTGAAAAAGATAAGCGGATAAAACTCTTTCAACTCGCTAAAAATTCTGGAAACGGAGTTGCCCGAAATATTGCTTTAGAAAAAGCAACCGGAAAATATATTGCTTATTTAGACGCTGATGATTTATGGTTTCCGTCTAAATTAGAAAAGCAGATTCAGTTTTTAAAAGCAAACGATTTGCCTTTTACGTTTAGTTTTTATGATTGTATAGATGAAGAAGGAAACAATCTTAACAGACGAGTTGAAGCTCCATTAAATCTAACTTACAATCAATTGTTTTTTTGCAATTATGTAGGTAATTTAACCGCGATCTATGATTCTGATTACTTCAGAAAAATTGTAATTGAAGCGACACAAAAAAGACAAGATTGGAGATTGTGGCTTACTATTATTAAACAAATCAAAGAAACAAAACCAGTTCCTGAGCCTTTGGCATATTATAGAATAAGAAAAGATTCTATTTCGTCTTCTAAATTCAAATTGATAAAACACAATTTTGGTGTTTACAGAAATTTTCACGGATTTAATTTTGTGTTTTCTGTTTTATTAATGTTCCGATTTTTATTCACTCAATTGATTATTAAACCAAAATATATAAAGAAAGGATAGTATTTCTCTAAGGTCGCAATTTGCGACCTTAGAGAAATCAGTTTTCATTTTTAAACTTGAAGTCGCAATTTGCGACTTTAAGATTTGAATATTCGTCAAGATTGGAGGTCACAAATTGTGACCTCCAATTTTTCAAGTTTTGTCCAGAGAAGTCTAAAGATTATAAATTCTTTAAGATCACAATTTGTGACCTTAGAGAATTTTAGTCAAGATTGGAGGTCGCAATTTGCGACCTCCAATCTTCAAATCCTATTTCGATAAGCTTAAAATAAAATATTATAAAAACTTGAGGTCACAATTTGTGACCTCAAGTTTCTAAGGAGGCAAATTGCAACCTTGAAGAATGTATTATTTTTTATATCCAATTTTTACTCTATTATTTCCATCTTCTTTTTTCTCAGTTAGTTCATCCAAATAAGAAAAGACCAATTCAATATTTTTATCATGATTCTCTAACTTCTTTTGAATCTGAAGTATATCAACTTTTATTTCTGTTGTATCCAAAAGCATTTGTCTCACTTTCGTGAAAATACGCATGATTAGAATATTGGTTTGAATTGCTTTATCACTTTTTAGAATGCTTGATAGCATTAAAACTCCATGCTCAGTAAAAGCAAAAGGTAAATATTTTTGATATTTACCTCTTCCTTTCTCTAAGGTCACAATTTGTGACCTTAGAGAATCGGATTCAATTTTAGTAAGTTCAAACATAAAATCTTCGGGAAATCTTGAAATATTTCTTTTTACAGATTGTTTAAGAACTTTCGTTTCTATTCCATAAAGTAAAGCGAGATCACGATCAAGCATTACTTTTTGATTGCGTATAAAATATATTTTGTTTGAAATTGTTTCTTCAGAAAGCAGAGAATGATCGTCCATGAGTTTTTTATTAGTAAAAAACAAATGTAAGATTTTATTTATATTATAAATAAGATTTAAATTGCTTTAATTTTCCGCGATTTGTTCTTTCCAGAACTGTTTTTCGGGTAAAAGTGAAGTTTAAATTGGGTTCAAGATACAATG
This genomic window from Flavobacterium sp. 9 contains:
- a CDS encoding glycosyltransferase family 2 protein encodes the protein MSELVSIIIPTYNTEKFIGLTLQSVQNQSYQDWEAILVDDASTDKTVEIIKDFAEKDKRIKLFQLAKNSGNGVARNIALEKATGKYIAYLDADDLWFPSKLEKQIQFLKANDLPFTFSFYDCIDEEGNNLNRRVEAPLNLTYNQLFFCNYVGNLTAIYDSDYFRKIVIEATQKRQDWRLWLTIIKQIKETKPVPEPLAYYRIRKDSISSSKFKLIKHNFGVYRNFHGFNFVFSVLLMFRFLFTQLIIKPKYIKKG
- a CDS encoding ORF6N domain-containing protein, yielding MDDHSLLSEETISNKIYFIRNQKVMLDRDLALLYGIETKVLKQSVKRNISRFPEDFMFELTKIESDSLRSQIVTLEKGRGKYQKYLPFAFTEHGVLMLSSILKSDKAIQTNILIMRIFTKVRQMLLDTTEIKVDILQIQKKLENHDKNIELVFSYLDELTEKKEDGNNRVKIGYKK